A region of Vigna radiata var. radiata cultivar VC1973A chromosome 10, Vradiata_ver6, whole genome shotgun sequence DNA encodes the following proteins:
- the LOC106775759 gene encoding peroxidase A2, with product MSSFSVFTVKVTLFCVVVLLAASQPFSNAQLDNSFYRDTCPRVHSIVREVLRNVSKSDPRILASLIRLHFHDCFVQGCDASVLLNSTDTIVSEQTAAPNNNSLRGLDVVNQIKTAVENACPGIVSCADILALAAEISSVLAHGPDWKVPLGRRDSLNASFDLANQNLPGPNFSLDQLKSAFERQNLNTTDLVALSGAHTIGRAQCRFFVNRLYDFNSTGNPDPTLNTTLLQALRAICPNGGPGTNLTNLDLSTPDRLDSNYYSNLQLQNGLLRSDQELFSTIGADTIPIVNSFSSNQTLFYENFKASMIKMSTIQVLTGTQGEIRAHCNFVNGNSATLTTLPTQQSSEDGVVSSI from the exons ATGAGTTCTTTCAGTGTTTTCACAGTGAAAGTAACACTTTTCTGTGTGGTGGTTTTGCTTGCAGCATCACAACCCTTCTCAAATGCACAGCTTGATAACTCTTTTTACAGAGACACATGTCCGAGGGTGCATTCTATTGTTCGTGAGGTTCTCAGAAATGTTTCAAAATCTGATCCTCGTATTCTCGCCAGTCTCATAAGACTTCACTTCCATGATTGCTTTGTTCAG GGTTGTGATGCATCAGTTCTTTTGAACAGCACTGATACCATCGTGAGTGAACAAACAGCAGCGCCGAATAACAACAGCTTAAGAGGTTTGGACGTTGTGAATCAGATCAAGACAGCAGTAGAAAATGCTTGCCCTGGCATTGTTTCTTGTGCTGATATTCTTGCTCTTGCAGCTGAGATATCTTCTGTTCTG GCTCATGGTCCCGATTGGAAAGTTCCTCTGGGAAGAAGAGACAGTTTAAACGCAAGTTTTGATCTTGCCAATCAAAATCTTCCTGGTCCTAATTTCTCCCTCGACCAACTGAAATCTGCATTTGAAAGACAAAACCTTAACACAACCGATCTAGTTGCACTTTCAG GTGCTCATACAATTGGCAGAGCTCAATGCAGATTTTTTGTGAATAGATTATACGATTTCAACAGCACTGGAAACCCTGACCCAACTCTTAACACAACCCTGTTACAAGCACTTCGAGCAATTTGCCCCAATGGTGGACCTGGAACCAATCTCACAAACTTGGACCTAAGCACACCTGATAGACTTGACTCTAACTACTACTCCAATCTTCAACTTCAAAATGGCTTGCTTCGAAGTGATCAGGAGTTGTTTTCCACCATTGGTGCAGATACCATTCCCATCGTCAACAGCTTCAGCAGTAACCAGACTCTTTTCTACGAAAATTTTAAGGCTTCAATGATAAAAATGAGTACCATACAAGTGCTCACAGGAACACAGGGAGAGATTCGAGCACATTGTAACTTTGTCAATGGAAACTCAGCTACTTTAACTACTCTACCCACCCAACAATCTTCAGAAGATGGTGTTGTCAGCTCTATCTAA